A segment of the Desulfurobacterium pacificum genome:
GTTGAAGTAAATTTCTGGAAGGAAGGGGTATTTTTCTTTTAGTTCTTTAAATACTTTAAGAGCGTTTTTGTATTTTTTTGCTTCTAATAGAGATATGGCGTAGTTGACGCTATAGACGATATCTTTGGGATTTAGTTCGTGGGCTTTTTTAAAGGCTAAAGCAGCAGCATTTGGAGCGTGGAGTTGAAGGTATAGATATCCCATTCCTGCATAGCCTTCTGCAAATTTAGGATTAATTTCTAATGCTTTTTTGAAAGATTCTAAGGCTTTTGTGTAGTTTCCTATATGGGAGTAGGCGTAGCCTAAGTAGGTGTAGAGGAGGGGGTTGTGGGGGTTTTTAGCTATGGCTAAAGAAAGATATTTTATGGCGTTTGTACAATCTTTTTTGCCCATACATATTTTTGCTTTTTGAAGGTATAAGAGGTATTCCTTTTGTTTTTTATGTTTCGTAAGACGTTTGTGAATACTAGCGTTTCTTGTCTGGTTCGTGGGATTAAATGTTTTGATTAAATGATTGGAAGTAGGGATTTTGTACGTTCTAATCAAAGTTATGGGTTTTAGGTGCAAGTTTCGGTATTTTTCTTCTAAATAATTTCTTCTAAATCTGCATATTTTTATGTTTTTAAAAGGTCCTACTCTGATTGTATAAAATTTATTATATTTCAATAGAAACGTGGAGGGATATTCTCTTATTTGGTTAAAGATGTTTTCTATTTCTTTTTCGTTTGTTCCGGACAGCAATTGTATGAAGCAAAAGTTCTTGCTTTGGGCAGGTAATGAAATCAGGAGAGTTGTTATTAGCAAATATAGTAGTGCTTTCATCTTACTTCTCCACGTAAGGAGTAAGCATTATTACTAATTCTGTTTTAGAAGAGGTTTGGGTATTTGATTTAAATGCGTTACCTATAAGAGGTAAATCTTGGAAGAAAGGAACTCCTTCTTTAGTTTCTGATTTGGATTTTGCTATTAGACCTCCCAATATGATTGTTTGACCGCTTCTGGCTTTTATCACCGTGTTAAGCTGCCTGATGTTAACTGCGTAAATTTTGTTGAGAAGGTCTTCTGTAGTGTTTGTGAAGCCGCTAACTATAGGAGTATCAAGAGAACTAATGGCTGGTGTTATATTCAGTATTACATTACCTTTATCATCTATATGGGGAACAATAGTTAAAACAACGCCTTCTGTAAGTATGGTGTCGGTGTTTATTTCTTCTGTTGTCAGTGTAGATGCTGTTTCTCCTGCTGTAGATGTAGTAGAAGTTGTTTGAGTTTTGTATATAACGATGTAGTCTCTACCTACTTTTATCATTGCAGGTTGTCCGTTCATTGCTAATATTCTTGGAGAAGATAGGACGTTTACTTTACCGAATTGGGATAGAAGTCCTAGTAAAGCTGAGAAAGTGTTGTTGACTTTTACTACGCTTAACTGAAAGGGCATTGATGAAGGACTTCCAGAGTTAAATGTGATTGTGGAATATTCTCCTCCAGAACCTAGAAAGTTACTGAACGTTAAGTATTTCCAGTTTATACCTGTTTGATTTTTCTTGTCTAATTTTACTTCTACAATTTTTGCTTCTATCAGTACTTGTTTTTCAGTTTCTTTGTTCAGTGTTTTTATGAAGTTTTCTATTCTTTTCATCGTTTTGGGTTTAGCTGATACTACTATGGTCCCAGTTAAAGGTTCAATAGAATAAGAAGCTGTTTTGTCTTCTTTCAGTAATGTTTCCAATGCGCTTTTAACGTTATTCCAGAACTCTGATGAATAATTGTTAGAAATTGACATTGTAGCACTACTTGTTGAAGTGTTTACTCCTGTATTACTGCTTTCTCCTCCTATAGTGGCTTGGATTGAGGAGGTTAGCGTTCTGTTTATTTGTGGTAGGTTGAGATGAAAGACCTTAGTTAACTTTGTGATTACATAGATATTGTTACCGTCTATTTTATAAGAGTATCCAAAAGGCTTTAATAGAGCGTTGAGGCAAGATTCCAAGGAATCTTCTTTCAGTTCAAGTGTTACAGTTCCGTTTATGTCTGGCGGAATAATTACGTTGTATCCTGTGGCTTTTGCAAGCATCAGCAGGGCTTTATTTAGAGGTATGTCGTTAAATGTAAGGTTAACGTTTACAGGGTGAGTATTTTCTGTTTTTATGTTTTCCATTTCCGTTAAAGTTTTTGGTTTTAAGGGTAGAGGATTAACGTTAATCGTTAGTGTAGGCGTTTTTTTAGGTTGGGAAATCTTTTTAGTGGGTTGAGGGATAGTAGTTTTTACATTGGAGTTTTGATACGCGCAGGAAGATAGGATGGCTGTGCTTAAAAGTATTAACGCTTTTCGTTTCATCTAAGCCCTCTAATCTATTAGGTTGATTTTAAGAGTTAGCTTAATGCCTTTACAGTTAAGTATAACTGATGGTGGTGAAGCTGTAATTTTTTTAACAGTACATATATCTATTTTATCTCCTTCTTTCAGATATAGTCCGTTGATTAAGGCTATTTTTTTGTGATTTGAGGTGATTACTGCTGAAAGTGTTAATTGTGGTAATTGGATAGAGGTCTGTTTCTTTTTTCTTTTTGTTGTATTTTGTTGTTTATCGGTTTGTTTGAGTTTACTTAAAGGGTAAAAGAGTCCTCCTTTAGCGCTTTGAAGAAAAAATAGGAGAAAAGTTAGCGTTAATAGTAGTCTAATCCGTTTCATTTCCCAACTCCTGGAGATTTATGATAGGAGTTTTCCAGGACATTTGAAGCGTTGTTCCGTTGTTGTTAAATAAGCTTATCGCTTTTAGAGAAAGAGGGAAGCTGTTTAATATATCTTTTATTGCTTTAATAGCGTTTTGTTCCTTTCCTTTTAAAACTACTGATGTTGTTAAGGAGAAGTTTTCTTTTGGTGTTAGTGCAGAGTTAAGATTAAGTATTTGCATGTTGTCGGTGACGCATATTTCGGAAATCCTTTTGCCTATGAGTTCGGGAGAGTTAAAAGGGGGGAATTTTTCAATACTTTTGATGATGTTTTCTTTCTGTTCCTTTAATTGAACTATTTCTTGCTCTTTTGTTTTTATTTGGTACTGAAGGTTTGTGTTTTCTCTCTGCAGACGAGATATTTCGGCTTGGAGAGAATCGTAGTTTTCGGAGAAAGAAATGTATCTGTAAACGGTAAAAAGAAACAGGATTAGTGATAGTAAAGTTATAGTCGTAAGTACTATCATTTCTTTATTGGTTCTTAACATAGCTTTCTGCCCTTAAGTTTATTTCAAAGGTGGCTGATATTGCTTTTATATTTTTCAGTTTTTCTGCGTTTAAGAGTTTGAAGTATGTTATGTAATTGTTTTCTTTTAAAGCTGCGATTAGGTCGTGGAATTCTTGTGGTTTTTTAAGATAGTGGCAGAAGGTAATTGTTGATAAGATGAAAGACTTTCCGTTACCGTTTATAGTGAGAAAGTAGCTGTTAGTTTTCTTCAGAGGTTTTTTCATGCTTTCTATGAAGTTGTAGATTTCAGGTTTTTTAGCTGAGAGGAGTAGGTTAATTTCTGGTTTTTTAAGGAAGTTTTGGATGTTTTTTTCTTTTTCTGTCAGTTTGGAAAGTTTTTGCTGTTTAATTTGGATGTTTTTTTCCAGAGAGGATTTTAGGAAGTGTAGTTTGGATAAGTCATTCTTTATTTCTGTAGCTTTGTAGTGTATCCCAGCGCTTGCAGCTAAGAAAATTATGGATATCGGTATGGTGGCGTGGATTGGTTTAAGGAGTTTCTTTTCGTAGAAGAAGGGAGCTTTTGTGGAAGGTAGGATGGCGGGAATTAGGAATTTGAGGGAGGGGATTTTTTCTTTAATGAATTCGTTTAGAGGTATTACTTTTCTGCCTGGTTGCTGTAGCTCTGTTATATCTCCTGAGTAGACGATAGTTTTTATTTCTACTTTGTGCTGTTCTTTGTAGTATTCAAGAGTAAGTTCTATAGAGTCTGTAATTGCGCTTTCGGTTGTAAATCCTCTTATATAGTCAACGTGTCCGTTTCGGAAGACGAAGACTAAGTAGTCGTTGTAGAAAGAGTGGACTAAAAGGAAATCCGTTTTTACTTTGTTGTGTAGAAAGTTGCTGAGTACCTGTGATGTTGTTGTTAGAGCTTTGAATTGGGGGAGGGGGGCGATTTTTTCTTTTTTAATTATGGAAGCGAGGATTCTGTAGTTATTTCCTTCGGGGAAAACAGAGTATATCCAATCGACTTCTGAGATATCTGCGATAAATTCAAGGTCTTTTTTTATCTTTTGTTGAATGGCGATTTTTATCTGCTTTGAGCTCAGTTTAGGGAGGACGTATATCCTGTCCATTATGGAGCTATCTGTTAAAGAGGCGGTAAGACTTTGGGTTTGAATTTGGGAAAGCGAAGTTTCTTGATAGAAATTTTTAAATCTTTTTTTAAGCAGGACTCTTGCTCTATTGCTAAGGTCAATTTCTCCGAATAATTTAGCCACTACCCATCCTCGATATAACGTTGTATACAGGCATTAGTATACCAAGTGCGATAATTCCTAATATTGTTCCGAGTATGAGCTGTAAGGTTGGTTCTATTACCATTGTCATTGCCTGTATTTTCCTACGCATATCATCTTCATAAATTTCTGCAAGTCGAAGTAGGGATTTATCTAAGGCACCGGTGTCTTCTCCTAACTTTACCATTCTAATTATTGGATGCTCGAAGAAGCCTGTTTTCCTCATTGCTTCTGAAAGCATATCTCCGTTAAGGAGATTTTCTTTGACTTGAGAGAAAACCTCTTTTAAAAAGAGGTTGGTTTCTACGTAGTTTATTATGAGTTCTATTGCGTTGAGAAGTGTTCCTCCGCTTCTGTAGACTTCTGCTATTGCGCGCATATCTCTTGCTAAAGATGACTTGGTGAAGATTTCTCCTAAAATGGGGAGTTTGAGCTTAAATTTGTCAAACATGTAACGGAGTTTTCGGGATTTCTTTAGTGATAGTTTTATTATTACTATTAGAAGGATAGGGGTTGTAACTATTTGTTTCCAGAATGCTTTAACGTACGTTCCTGTCCATAGTAATATTTTGGTGGGAAGAGGGTATTCTTTTAATCCTAAGGCTTTAATTGCAGGAAGAACCTGAGGGATTATATAACCGAACATAATGGCTATAGTGAATGCAACAACTACTGTGACGAAAGCAGGATAAGCAAGTGCCTGTTTTACTTCTTTTTGTAACCGGATTGCCCAGTCTAAATATTCGGCGTAGTTAGAAAATACTTGAGGCAATGCATCCGTTTCTTCTCCTACTTTTACCAAACCGATAAGTTCTCCTGGAAACGCCCCAGTTTCTCTCATTGCTTCTGAGAGAGAACTTCCTGCGGTAATGCTGTTTTTAATCTGTTCTATAACTTTCTTGAAGTAAGGATTTTTGGTAGTTTCTTTTATGTCATCTAAGGTTTCTAAAAGGGATATTCCCATATCTAAGGAACGTCCCATGTAGAAGCAGAAGTCAGCCAGTTCTTGTTTTGTTATTTTTCTGGGGCTTAAAAAATCAAGCAGTGAGAATTCTTTTATTGCAGTTAGCCAGTCTCTTTTATAATCTATGAGTAGTGTGTCTCCGTGGGAATATAAAGTCAAAAGTTCCTGCTCATTTTCTACTTCCACCGTTTCTTCAATTACTTCACCTTCGGGGGTGAGTAGGGTAACCCTGTACTTTGCCATTTTATACCGCCGCTAACATTTCAAAAGACACGCCTAATATCTTTGATACTCCTGGTATTTCCATTGTTACGCCGTAAAGGACGTCGGCTGCTTCCATCGTAATTTTGTTATGAGTTACAACTATTACCTGGGTTTCTGTTGCCATCTGTTTTAGTAGTTCTACGAACCTTGCTGTATTGACATCGTCTAATGCTGCATCTACTTCGTCTAAAACAACGAAAGGAGCTGGTCTTACTGAGTAGAGGGCGTATAGAAAGGCAAGTGCTACTAAAGTCCTTTCTCCTCCTGAAAGGAGATTGATATTGTTGTGTTTTTTGCCAGGTGGTTTGGCTTCAATTTCAATGCCGGCTTCGGATATTTTGTCTCCAACCAAGACTAACTTTGCTGTTCCTCCGCCAAATACTGTTTTGAACGTTTTACGGAAGTGTTTGTTGACTAATTTGAAGGTTTCGTTGAATCTCTTTTCTATTTCTTCGTCTAATTTCCTTATGGCTTCTTTTAAGTTTTTGATGGATTGTAAAAGGTCTTTTTCCTGTTCTAATATGAAACCGTAGCGTTCCTTTACTTTATCGTACTCTTCAATTGCTAATAGATTTACAGAGCCTATGCGTGAAATTTTTTCTTTTATGTTTATCAGCTCTTTTTTGATTTCTTCTTCGGGTTTTTCGCAGAGAGAAGCACTTTCTAACGCTTCGCCTATTGTTTTGTTGAGGGAGAGGATTTTTTCTATCAGTTCTTCTTCTTTTGCATCTAATTTTGCCAAAGTTATCTCGTTTTCTTTTAACTTCTTTTCAACTTCGGAAAGGTCTTTTTGGCGGGATTTGAGAGCTTCTTCTTTATCTTTTATTATTGTTGAGAGAGAACGTCTTTTTTCTTCTAACTCTTTTAGCTCTTTCCTGATTTCTTCTATCGCTTCATCAACACCAGAGAGGAGTTCTTCTGCCTTTGAAAGGTTTTCTTCTGCGTTTTTCAGTTGCTGGTAGAGTTCTTCTATTTTGTTTTCAGTTTCTGTAATTTCTCGTTGAAGTGTTTTAAGAAAGCGCTCCTTTCCTTTTATCTTCTCTTGAAGGTTAAAGAGCTTTTCTTTGAGAACCGATTCTTCGGAGCGAACGGTAGACAGTTCATCTTTGTATCTGTTTATTTCTTTTTGCAGGTTTTCTAACACCTGTTCTTTCTCTTTTAAGGCTTTAATGATTTCTGCTTTCTGGTTTTCTAACTCTTTAAGCTTTTTATTGAAAAGTTCCATCTTTGAGGAAAAACTTTCTACTGACTTGCGATAATTGTCAATTTTTTCCTGCAATTCTTTTATCTTTTTCTCTGTTTCTTGAACCTTTGATTTTGCTTCTTTGAGTTTTGACTCTGTTTGGAACGTTTCCATTTCAATGGAACGGGCTTCATCTTTAAGTCTTTCAATCTCTATTTCAATAAACTCAAGCTCTTCCCTTAAAGGTTTGGTTTTTTCTTTTAGTTCGGAGAGGTGTTTTTCTTTCTCTTCAAGTTGCTGTTTGAGGTTGATTAATTCTTTTTCTAATTCTAATAGAGAGTTGTTCTGCTTAAGCTTTCCTACGTATGAACCTTCGCCGGAGAAGATGTTGAGGTCTTTGTCAATGAACGTACATTTGGGATATTTTTTAGCTAACTTTTCTGCTCCGCTTTGAACGAAAAAGACGTTTGAAAAGAGGAGATTAACTAAGTTTTTAACTCTGGTGTCTCTCGGTTTGACATGGGCAGTGAGAGGTGTTGCTTCCGGTATGTATTCTCCTTTTACTTCTTCAACGTCGGCGCTTAAGAGGAGAACTCTGCCGTTTCCTTTTATCCTTTCTTTCACCCAGATTACGTCTTCAAAGGTTTTAAGGATTATTCCTGCGCCGAATTTTTTGATGTAGGTTTCTACGATTCTTTCCCAGCCTGATTCTACGTCTAATAGGTTTATGAGGAGTCCTATGTAGCCTTTAACTTTACCTTGTTTTCCGCTCTCTACGATTTTTTCTTCTAATTTGTCTAAATTGAGGGTGGAGAGAATTCTTTCGGTACTTTCTATTTTTGATTTTAGAGCTGCTATTTCGTGGGATACTCTGCTGATTTCTTCTTCAAGAGAAAGGATAGCTTCTTCTTTTTCCAGTTTTTTCTTTCTTTCCTCTTTGATGGAGGTTTCTATATTGGTTTTTCTCTCTTTGAGTTTTTGTAGGGTTTCTTCAAGTTTTAAGACCTGAGATTCAAAGTATTCTTTTTCTTTTTGGAGTGTGTTGAGTTGGGGGGGGAGTTTTTCAAGGGCATTTTTGTGGGATTTATAACGTTCTTCCTCTCTTGCGATGTCAAGATTCAGTTTATTTATGAAAGTTGTAGTTTGGGAGATGGTGTTTTGTAGTTTAGCAAGCTCTTTTTTTAGGTTTTGCTGCTGTTCTTCTAAG
Coding sequences within it:
- the smc gene encoding chromosome segregation protein SMC — translated: MLIKSLKLKGFKSFADETEIKFSEGINCIVGPNGCGKSNIVDALKWIVGDKSAKGIRADNQKDVIFKGSEGRRAARSAEVTITLLKNDLFDVGEPTIEIKRKVKSTGDSEFFINGRKVRLKDIQEFFASIGLGNRDYAFFEQGQIDKILKIKPHERRELIDEAAGITVFKEKKEATLKELEEAEQNLENVRGVIEEVGKNLKQLKSQAEKAKKFKELREKEKNLETLLYGIQLKNLRATKELTENTLKILREDRHSLESEIAALQVEIENLRKELDETTKLIEETSEELYEVEKSKKEASVKKDFLSKEIVRINTEIREKLHEKDAKQKKIETLNKEIEVLKQEEQQLKSKITTLKEKREKLETELKNLEEQQQNLKKELAKLQNTISQTTTFINKLNLDIAREEERYKSHKNALEKLPPQLNTLQKEKEYFESQVLKLEETLQKLKERKTNIETSIKEERKKKLEKEEAILSLEEEISRVSHEIAALKSKIESTERILSTLNLDKLEEKIVESGKQGKVKGYIGLLINLLDVESGWERIVETYIKKFGAGIILKTFEDVIWVKERIKGNGRVLLLSADVEEVKGEYIPEATPLTAHVKPRDTRVKNLVNLLFSNVFFVQSGAEKLAKKYPKCTFIDKDLNIFSGEGSYVGKLKQNNSLLELEKELINLKQQLEEKEKHLSELKEKTKPLREELEFIEIEIERLKDEARSIEMETFQTESKLKEAKSKVQETEKKIKELQEKIDNYRKSVESFSSKMELFNKKLKELENQKAEIIKALKEKEQVLENLQKEINRYKDELSTVRSEESVLKEKLFNLQEKIKGKERFLKTLQREITETENKIEELYQQLKNAEENLSKAEELLSGVDEAIEEIRKELKELEEKRRSLSTIIKDKEEALKSRQKDLSEVEKKLKENEITLAKLDAKEEELIEKILSLNKTIGEALESASLCEKPEEEIKKELINIKEKISRIGSVNLLAIEEYDKVKERYGFILEQEKDLLQSIKNLKEAIRKLDEEIEKRFNETFKLVNKHFRKTFKTVFGGGTAKLVLVGDKISEAGIEIEAKPPGKKHNNINLLSGGERTLVALAFLYALYSVRPAPFVVLDEVDAALDDVNTARFVELLKQMATETQVIVVTHNKITMEAADVLYGVTMEIPGVSKILGVSFEMLAAV
- a CDS encoding type II secretion system F family protein, giving the protein MAKYRVTLLTPEGEVIEETVEVENEQELLTLYSHGDTLLIDYKRDWLTAIKEFSLLDFLSPRKITKQELADFCFYMGRSLDMGISLLETLDDIKETTKNPYFKKVIEQIKNSITAGSSLSEAMRETGAFPGELIGLVKVGEETDALPQVFSNYAEYLDWAIRLQKEVKQALAYPAFVTVVVAFTIAIMFGYIIPQVLPAIKALGLKEYPLPTKILLWTGTYVKAFWKQIVTTPILLIVIIKLSLKKSRKLRYMFDKFKLKLPILGEIFTKSSLARDMRAIAEVYRSGGTLLNAIELIINYVETNLFLKEVFSQVKENLLNGDMLSEAMRKTGFFEHPIIRMVKLGEDTGALDKSLLRLAEIYEDDMRRKIQAMTMVIEPTLQLILGTILGIIALGILMPVYNVISRMGSG
- a CDS encoding secretin and TonB N-terminal domain-containing protein yields the protein MKRKALILLSTAILSSCAYQNSNVKTTIPQPTKKISQPKKTPTLTINVNPLPLKPKTLTEMENIKTENTHPVNVNLTFNDIPLNKALLMLAKATGYNVIIPPDINGTVTLELKEDSLESCLNALLKPFGYSYKIDGNNIYVITKLTKVFHLNLPQINRTLTSSIQATIGGESSNTGVNTSTSSATMSISNNYSSEFWNNVKSALETLLKEDKTASYSIEPLTGTIVVSAKPKTMKRIENFIKTLNKETEKQVLIEAKIVEVKLDKKNQTGINWKYLTFSNFLGSGGEYSTITFNSGSPSSMPFQLSVVKVNNTFSALLGLLSQFGKVNVLSSPRILAMNGQPAMIKVGRDYIVIYKTQTTSTTSTAGETASTLTTEEINTDTILTEGVVLTIVPHIDDKGNVILNITPAISSLDTPIVSGFTNTTEDLLNKIYAVNIRQLNTVIKARSGQTIILGGLIAKSKSETKEGVPFFQDLPLIGNAFKSNTQTSSKTELVIMLTPYVEK
- a CDS encoding tetratricopeptide repeat protein, with amino-acid sequence MKALLYLLITTLLISLPAQSKNFCFIQLLSGTNEKEIENIFNQIREYPSTFLLKYNKFYTIRVGPFKNIKICRFRRNYLEEKYRNLHLKPITLIRTYKIPTSNHLIKTFNPTNQTRNASIHKRLTKHKKQKEYLLYLQKAKICMGKKDCTNAIKYLSLAIAKNPHNPLLYTYLGYAYSHIGNYTKALESFKKALEINPKFAEGYAGMGYLYLQLHAPNAAALAFKKAHELNPKDIVYSVNYAISLLEAKKYKNALKVFKELKEKYPFLPEIYFNEAILLIKTGNYTEAKNDLKLFLEMTKANQYYTPYRKTAQKLIQAINSITKGNNEKGKNTK